Proteins co-encoded in one Bacillus paramycoides genomic window:
- the ansA gene encoding asparaginase yields the protein MKKILLLATGGTIASVEGNEGLVPGLSAEELLNYFSKSSRNLEIDCKILLNIDSTNMQPEHWKEIANAVFNHYDDYDGFVITHGTDTLAYTSSALSYMLQGLRKPVVLTGSQVPISFKKTDAKKNVADALRFACEDVGGVFIVFDSRVIIGTRAVKMRTKSYDAFESVNYPYVAEVNEDEVKYHWKPTSSHNELSINTNLCTDVFLMKLYPGTKPEIFDCLKDLYKGVIIESFGNGGLPFEGRNLLSKIQELTEMGIAVVITTQCLEEGEDILLYEVGRKVAQHQVILSGDMNTEAIIAKLMWTLGKTNKLEEIKKIIEEPLAYDLTIKSDKDW from the coding sequence ATGAAGAAAATTTTATTACTTGCAACTGGTGGGACAATTGCATCTGTGGAGGGGAATGAAGGGCTTGTTCCAGGATTGTCCGCTGAGGAATTATTGAATTATTTTTCGAAGTCGTCTCGAAACTTAGAAATAGATTGCAAAATCTTACTGAATATTGATAGTACCAATATGCAACCTGAGCATTGGAAAGAAATAGCTAATGCTGTTTTTAATCACTATGATGACTATGACGGGTTTGTGATTACACATGGAACGGATACGTTAGCTTATACATCTTCTGCGTTATCTTATATGCTTCAAGGTTTAAGAAAACCAGTTGTTTTAACAGGCTCACAGGTGCCTATTAGTTTTAAAAAGACAGACGCAAAGAAAAATGTAGCTGATGCTCTTAGATTTGCCTGTGAGGATGTTGGCGGTGTGTTTATTGTTTTTGATAGTAGGGTGATTATTGGGACGAGAGCAGTTAAAATGCGAACAAAAAGTTATGATGCATTTGAAAGTGTGAATTATCCATATGTTGCTGAGGTAAATGAAGATGAAGTGAAATATCATTGGAAGCCAACGTCCTCCCATAATGAACTTTCAATAAATACTAATTTATGTACGGATGTTTTTCTTATGAAATTGTATCCAGGTACAAAGCCAGAGATATTTGATTGTTTAAAAGATTTGTATAAAGGGGTTATTATTGAAAGTTTTGGTAACGGTGGATTACCTTTTGAAGGAAGGAACTTGCTTTCGAAAATTCAAGAGTTGACTGAAATGGGGATTGCTGTAGTGATTACTACTCAATGCCTGGAAGAAGGAGAAGACATACTTCTCTATGAAGTAGGACGGAAAGTGGCGCAACATCAAGTAATATTGTCTGGAGATATGAATACGGAAGCCATCATAGCAAAATTGATGTGGACGCTTGGAAAAACTAATAAATTAGAAGAGATTAAAAAAATTATTGAAGAGCCTTTAGCCTACGATTTAACAATAAAGTCTGATAAGGATTGGTAA
- the ansR gene encoding HTH-type transcriptional regulator AnsR has translation MLERLSKLRKNQKWSLQETADRLGIAKSTYAGYENGYRLPSLQSLSKIADLFDTSVDYILGRIEHSHQNKDVIDITRLLNDPDPTLLIDGEALSTEEIIDFIAFVRSKRELSSKRIENIKPTCKS, from the coding sequence ATGCTGGAACGTTTATCTAAATTAAGAAAAAATCAAAAATGGTCCTTACAAGAGACAGCAGATCGACTTGGGATTGCGAAAAGCACCTATGCTGGTTATGAAAATGGTTATAGATTACCTTCATTACAATCTTTATCTAAAATAGCAGATTTATTTGATACGTCTGTAGATTATATATTAGGTCGAATTGAACATTCACATCAAAACAAAGATGTAATTGATATTACAAGACTCCTAAACGATCCAGATCCAACACTTTTAATAGATGGAGAAGCACTTTCAACAGAAGAGATAATTGATTTTATTGCTTTTGTGAGAAGTAAACGAGAACTAAGTTCCAAGAGAATAGAAAATATTAAACCAACATGTAAAAGTTGA
- a CDS encoding DUF1304 domain-containing protein, with the protein MEIITAILVGIVALEHLFIMILEMFFINSKVAKRAFKLPKHLEGDRNVAIMFANQGLYNGFLAAGLIWGLILGNNHIGYMVQLFFVICVVVAAIFGGFTSNKSIIVKQGLPAILALLALLSVI; encoded by the coding sequence ATGGAAATCATCACAGCTATTTTAGTAGGAATCGTAGCATTAGAGCATTTATTTATCATGATTCTCGAAATGTTTTTTATTAATTCAAAAGTAGCAAAACGCGCTTTCAAATTGCCGAAGCATTTAGAAGGAGATCGAAACGTAGCCATTATGTTTGCAAATCAAGGTTTATATAATGGATTTTTAGCAGCTGGCCTCATTTGGGGACTTATACTTGGAAACAATCACATTGGTTATATGGTTCAATTATTTTTCGTCATTTGTGTAGTGGTAGCAGCTATTTTCGGAGGTTTCACATCCAATAAATCAATTATCGTGAAACAAGGACTTCCTGCCATTTTAGCGCTGCTTGCCCTTTTATCTGTCATATAG
- a CDS encoding Ger(x)C family spore germination protein produces MKRWLLFIIVSVFLIGCAKTKIVDDIDLVQVAAYDTEAKGKLKGTFAISAYKGGGEGETKIYSASGQTGREVLARASEKSSGPLELGQLRVIIFNEKIIEKGMQEILETLNRNPSVGNAIYLAITNVKGESLLKGNYSKEKEIASYLSSLLEQNMDNGTQPKTNFFMFLNQLNDDARDSYLPMISKKGNVLELDGIALFKRCKMVDKVNPKDLFVFKLLTDNFKQGTYQFKLPGSSNTYATIENIKARTKYKMAGNSKHPFVNAHIQVKAEIQEFTKTKNLDNPKEIKKLEKIMETEIEKKATTLIKRFIKKGTDPIGLRKLGRTHVRKWNSQEWEESYKQLRFRVTADVKVTQSGVTE; encoded by the coding sequence ATGAAGCGATGGTTACTTTTCATTATAGTAAGTGTCTTCTTAATAGGTTGTGCTAAAACGAAAATTGTGGATGACATTGACTTAGTTCAAGTTGCGGCATATGATACCGAAGCAAAAGGTAAGCTAAAAGGAACCTTTGCGATTTCAGCTTATAAAGGAGGCGGAGAAGGTGAAACGAAAATCTATTCAGCATCAGGCCAGACTGGTAGAGAAGTTCTTGCAAGAGCATCCGAAAAATCTTCTGGACCTCTAGAGTTGGGGCAATTGCGTGTGATTATATTTAATGAAAAAATAATTGAAAAGGGAATGCAGGAAATTTTAGAGACTTTGAACCGAAATCCTAGTGTAGGAAATGCAATTTATTTAGCAATTACAAATGTAAAAGGGGAATCACTATTGAAGGGGAACTATTCTAAAGAAAAAGAAATTGCTTCCTATTTATCCTCTTTACTTGAGCAAAATATGGACAATGGAACGCAACCAAAAACAAATTTTTTTATGTTTTTAAATCAACTTAATGATGATGCGAGAGATTCTTATTTACCGATGATATCTAAAAAAGGTAACGTGTTGGAGTTAGATGGAATAGCACTTTTTAAAAGATGTAAAATGGTTGATAAAGTGAACCCTAAAGATTTATTTGTATTTAAATTGTTGACAGATAATTTTAAACAAGGTACATACCAATTCAAACTACCTGGTTCTTCAAACACGTACGCCACGATAGAGAATATAAAGGCTAGAACAAAATATAAAATGGCGGGAAATAGTAAGCATCCATTTGTAAATGCTCATATTCAAGTTAAAGCTGAAATTCAAGAATTTACAAAAACAAAAAATCTAGATAATCCTAAAGAAATAAAAAAATTAGAAAAAATTATGGAAACAGAAATAGAAAAAAAAGCAACTACATTGATAAAGAGATTTATTAAAAAAGGCACAGATCCTATAGGACTTAGAAAGCTTGGTAGAACTCACGTAAGAAAATGGAACAGTCAAGAATGGGAAGAATCCTATAAACAGTTACGTTTTCGTGTAACAGCTGATGTAAAAGTAACCCAATCTGGTGTTACAGAATAA
- a CDS encoding GerAB/ArcD/ProY family transporter — translation MKQVPIEYQVSPFMVFFLIITIQMGVGMLGFERISAKLVGNDAWISTLLFGISVNLMIWIIYQILNQGNGDIIAINQNVFGKWIGGMFNFIFLSYIVLLGATTLHTYIEVVHVWMFPSISSWIIAGAFLGLCYYIVTGGFRVVAGIGFFGIVIPSILIFTFFYPLQYADFQNLFPIAQHSFLEIMKGMKGNMFSFFGFEMLLLYYPFIKKARTSQKYAHYANLVTTIVYTYLMILTLAFFSEKQLASAIWAYLSMIKIIQFPFIERFEYIIVSVWAFFILPNVSFTLWGVSRGIKEALGIKQKYVLPVIIVFIFVLSFFLNNRNKINLLNTWTGQIGFMYIYVYLPVLWLIQTAKIKLRR, via the coding sequence ATGAAACAGGTCCCAATTGAGTATCAAGTCTCTCCATTTATGGTATTTTTTTTAATTATTACTATACAGATGGGGGTTGGTATGCTTGGTTTTGAAAGGATTAGTGCAAAATTAGTTGGAAATGATGCGTGGATAAGTACGCTACTTTTTGGAATATCTGTTAATCTTATGATTTGGATCATATATCAGATTTTAAATCAGGGTAATGGAGATATCATTGCAATCAATCAAAACGTGTTTGGGAAATGGATTGGTGGAATGTTCAACTTCATTTTTTTATCTTATATTGTATTGTTAGGTGCAACAACACTACATACTTATATCGAAGTAGTACATGTTTGGATGTTTCCTTCCATTTCATCTTGGATTATAGCAGGGGCTTTTTTGGGTCTATGTTATTACATTGTTACTGGAGGATTTCGGGTAGTTGCCGGAATCGGCTTCTTTGGAATCGTTATCCCAAGCATTCTAATCTTCACATTTTTTTATCCTTTGCAGTATGCAGATTTTCAAAATTTATTTCCAATTGCACAGCATTCATTCCTAGAAATTATGAAAGGAATGAAAGGAAATATGTTTAGTTTTTTTGGATTTGAAATGTTATTGCTGTACTACCCATTTATTAAAAAGGCAAGAACGTCTCAAAAATATGCGCACTATGCAAATTTAGTAACGACTATTGTCTACACATACCTTATGATTTTAACTCTCGCGTTTTTTAGTGAAAAACAACTAGCGAGCGCGATATGGGCATATTTAAGCATGATTAAAATTATACAATTTCCCTTTATAGAGCGGTTTGAATACATTATTGTTTCTGTTTGGGCTTTTTTTATATTACCTAACGTTTCCTTTACATTGTGGGGAGTAAGTCGTGGTATAAAAGAGGCGCTGGGAATAAAGCAAAAATATGTTTTGCCAGTTATCATCGTATTCATCTTCGTTTTATCATTTTTCTTGAATAACCGTAATAAAATTAACTTATTAAATACTTGGACAGGTCAAATTGGCTTTATGTATATATATGTATACTTACCTGTACTATGGCTAATTCAAACCGCCAAAATAAAGTTAAGGAGATAA
- a CDS encoding spore germination protein, whose protein sequence is MKPHERISVYSIESLQDLMKLLKKSKDFITLEIASNNSSIVISYFRTLIDVNIFHEEVLTYIKEKNFDSLQDIQSVLPFENSKITNQMEDIQDSILNGYILIQFDTDTLNCLLVNVSKKEKRDITKAEIEYNIVGPQIAFVEDLDVNLNLVRRKLPTPYLQMKELKVGALSNTTVAIVFIEGIVNDQNLQEIIKRVSQIKTDHVLDSTYLIQLIADNPNSIFPQFLNTERPDRVAAVLAEGKIALFVDGSPYAITLPTTLIDFFSTTEDYTMPWIMASFFRLLRIFAFIFSVLTTPLYVAILTYHYELIPKELLETLIISRSKVPFPPVIEALFLEITIELLREAGTRLPTKVGLTVGIVGGIVIGQASVEASLTSNVLIIIVALSALSSFTAPIYRIGNTIRVIRFPFIIAAHLLGLLGIVLTSSLLLARLLRTESLRRPYLFPFYPTRPTDWKDSIIRMPISAMFRRPIFSRSKQRFRFNPEEVEKNKIKSRNDFDD, encoded by the coding sequence TTGAAACCACATGAAAGAATATCTGTTTACTCTATAGAATCTTTGCAGGATTTAATGAAATTACTAAAAAAATCTAAAGATTTTATAACGTTGGAAATTGCTTCTAATAATTCCTCTATAGTCATTTCATATTTTAGAACATTAATCGATGTAAATATATTTCATGAAGAGGTTTTGACTTATATAAAAGAGAAGAACTTCGATTCGTTACAAGATATTCAGTCTGTCTTACCCTTTGAGAATTCAAAAATAACAAATCAAATGGAAGATATTCAGGATAGTATTTTAAATGGCTATATACTTATTCAGTTTGATACAGATACATTAAATTGTTTGTTAGTAAATGTGTCAAAGAAAGAAAAAAGGGATATTACAAAAGCTGAAATTGAATACAATATTGTGGGTCCGCAAATCGCATTTGTCGAAGATTTAGATGTGAATTTAAATTTGGTACGTAGAAAGCTTCCAACACCTTATTTACAAATGAAGGAATTGAAAGTAGGCGCGCTCTCTAACACAACTGTTGCAATTGTATTTATTGAGGGAATTGTAAATGATCAAAATCTACAAGAAATTATAAAACGGGTAAGCCAAATAAAAACAGACCATGTTTTGGATAGTACTTATTTGATTCAGTTAATTGCAGACAACCCGAATTCTATATTCCCTCAATTTTTGAATACAGAACGTCCTGACCGTGTAGCAGCTGTATTAGCAGAAGGGAAAATTGCACTTTTTGTAGATGGCTCGCCTTATGCTATCACTCTTCCAACAACATTAATTGACTTTTTTTCTACGACAGAAGATTATACCATGCCTTGGATTATGGCCTCATTTTTTCGACTGTTAAGGATTTTTGCTTTTATCTTTTCTGTTTTAACGACTCCATTATATGTTGCGATCTTAACATATCATTATGAGCTAATTCCAAAAGAACTTCTTGAAACGTTGATCATATCGAGAAGTAAAGTACCTTTTCCTCCAGTCATTGAAGCACTTTTTTTAGAAATAACGATTGAATTACTGAGAGAAGCGGGGACACGTTTACCAACTAAAGTGGGTCTAACTGTCGGTATAGTAGGGGGTATTGTTATTGGACAAGCATCGGTAGAGGCAAGTCTTACAAGTAACGTACTTATTATCATTGTTGCACTTTCAGCTCTTAGTTCATTTACAGCACCAATATATCGAATTGGTAATACAATTCGAGTAATTCGTTTTCCTTTTATAATAGCTGCACACCTGTTGGGCTTATTAGGAATTGTTTTAACAAGTTCTTTACTTTTAGCACGCCTATTACGTACAGAATCATTAAGACGTCCTTATTTGTTCCCTTTTTATCCTACACGCCCTACAGATTGGAAAGACAGCATTATACGTATGCCAATCTCAGCGATGTTCCGACGTCCTATTTTTTCAAGGTCTAAACAGCGTTTTCGTTTTAATCCAGAAGAGGTAGAGAAAAATAAAATCAAATCACGAAATGATTTTGATGATTGA